The Podospora pseudocomata strain CBS 415.72m chromosome 1 map unlocalized CBS415.72m_1, whole genome shotgun sequence genome has a segment encoding these proteins:
- a CDS encoding uncharacterized protein (COG:S; EggNog:ENOG503PDYW), translated as MPPGPPCHDDRYYLEDEEGYVFSEPYYPPVTSTAPSSRPQMISVPSASSTTTRRQPVTVATNTATTRPRPALEEQVSPLETRPARKPTNASSSQTPLSPQRVGTVSSGGRHTVSPASSIHEDQEEDIVQQGDSDDVDQEQLQQYYVYGSGGGTALGLSSPPHHQHHQAAAQSGWQAAGNAGSFQQQQQQHQAQQQQQQQQYNESLLAPSWPRQQSQQQQLPVPQRPDVPRTESYPPIWLAYATQNKDLPPVPQPSPPQPLRSHPVDVPFPPSQYWRGSRDLRELNEARARAAQPGKGPIRTSYGPAPEPTFSTSGPPVTASWLNITPPPSERQPPREEEITPVPPSAWRSTTQTNSTPNLRHHSRSTTSQNVVPERLRQSQQRESRPSNLTRLSSGWGNHANSGPFMHYEDLDYFNPGPGTEPKDESQIDGQIPRQDAIPDVPPINKKYLKAQRSWDRQRRRKKQQHGTGYGSQGCFGYLGCWIVELTCCFISLVCLALTIAVFKIHEGQSLSEWPMAISLNTLVGFLVAIAQAALVVPLGEGLSQLKWNSFARGEKDIRDYGLFEDAKRTPIGGIKLMLKRKGRALGMSAAALLATAFLLSPLTQAAITYPLSDGGSGIAVGGTATVPRSEAYTHPEPYNALSPAEITSIHSSLFQPPSSPIAHLSPTCSTGSCTFPDFSSLAICSSTADITPRLNVAPPTLVSPRATLPNGILLTTGNLNITSAINASFLPVRNTLGFTTGDDTGKTTSGIANFFLIYTTSDESTSALEILFYFCVNTYRVEVSEGVAKTEVVHSSALSSSSTSRVVVGKRQGEYTVNREHASYLHRYLLGLFNGNYSTNSPGQIGSSGRVLGEATSSVAGNDDAREVVGNITSNIALGLTNALRASPNAGGRVILASGTATTPGGTGDRVISIHWPYLSFLIIQVSATVIFLLGIMIQTAVWDVPVLKGDQLAGLVAVSSTDKARLEDYMEDEREGITAAADKETGGEEATGGVRNRGRRGLKGVKGRFVDRGGEWGLEVVVDLGNGVHNRGSNGEVFGGNNGNGNGNGAT; from the exons ATGCCCCCAGGTCCTCCGTGTCACGATGACCGATACTAcctcgaggatgaagagggttATGTCTTTTCGGAGCCGTATTATCCCCCGGTGACATCGACAGCGCCTTCTTCACGGCCACAGATGATATCGGTACCATCAGCATCGTCAACGACTACGCGTAGACAACCAGTGACTGTGGCTACCAATACTGCCACTACGCGCCCGAGACCAGCTCTCGAGGAACAAGTTTCGCCTTTGGAGACTCGACCAGCAAGGAAACCGACCAATGCGTCTTCATCACAAACGCCATTATCACCACAGCGCGTGGGGACCGTGAGCAGTGGGGGGCGACATACTGTGTCCCCAGCCAGTTCCATCCATGAAGACCAGGAAGAAGATATTGTCCAGCAAGGGGATAGCGACGACGTCGATCAGGAACAGCTGCAGCAATACTACGTATACGGCAGTGGAGGAGGCACAGCTTTGGGTCTTTCTTcgcctccccatcatcaacaccaccaagctGCGGCACAGTCGGGTTGGCAAGCAGCTGGCAATGCGGGGTCcttccagcaacagcagcagcagcatcaggcgcaacaacaacaacaacaacaacagtaCAACGAATCCCTCTTAGCTCCCTCTTGGCCGAGACAACagtcacagcagcagcagcttccagTGCCACAACGACCCGATGTCCCACGCACAGAAAGCTATCCGCCAATCTGGCTCGCCTATGCCACCCAGAACAAGGACCTCCCGCCTGTGCCgcaaccatcacctccacaaCCGCTTCGATCGCATCCTGTGGATGTGCCATTCCCACCTTCTCAATATTGGCGAGGGAGCCGGGACTTGCGAGAGTTGAACGAAGCGAGGGCGCGGGCGGCACAGCCGGGTAAGGGTCCCATTCGGACTTCTTATGGACCAGCTCCAGAACCGACATTTTCGACGTCTGGGCCTCCGGTTACGGCTTCATGGCTGAATATCACGCCTCCTCCGAGCGAGCGGCAGCCtccaagagaagaagaaatcaCGCCTGTGCCACCTTCGGCGTGGAGATCAACCACGCAGACTAATAGCACTCCTAACCTTCGGCATCACTCTCGTTCGACAACGAGTCAAAATGTGGTTCCGGAAAGGTTGAGGCAAAGTCAGCAAAGAGAGAGCCGTCCCAGTAATCTGACTCGATTGTCTTCAGGTTGGGGCAACCATGCGAACTCTGGGCCTTTTATGCATTATGAAGATCTCGATTATTTCAACCCGGGTCCGGGAACGGAACCAAAGGATGAATCCCAGATTGATGGGCAGATTCCCAGGCAGGATGCCATCCCGGATGTCCCACCAATAAATAAGAAATATTTGAAAGCTCAAAGGTCCTGGGATCGTCAGAGGAGACGCAAGAAGCAACAGCATGGAACTGGCTATGGTAGTCAGGGATGTTTCGGGTATTTGGGCTGCTGGATTGTGGAGCTGACATGTTGCTTCATCAGCCTTGTCTGTCTTGCTCTCACAATAGCAGTTTTCAAGATCCACGAAGGGCAGTCTTTGTCTGAATGGCCAATGGCGATATCCTTGAACACCCTCGTGGGGTTCTTGGTGGCGATAGCACAAGCTGCGCTGGTGGTGCCATTGGGAGAGGGATTGTCGCAGTTGAAATGGAACTCGTTTgcaagaggagagaaggatATCAGAGATTATGGGTTGTTTGAAGATGCCAAAAGGACACCAATAGGGGGCATcaagttgatgttgaagagaaaggggagggcACTGGGGATGTCAGCTGCAGCTTTGCTAGCAACAGCTTTTTTGCTGTCGCCGTTGACCCAGGCGGCGATTACGTATCCTCTGAGTGATGGCGGTAGTGGGATTGCGGTAGGGGGGACGGCAACGGTGCCGAGGAGCGAGGCTTATACCCATCCTGAGCCTTACAATG CCCTCTCACCCGCCGAGATAACCTCCATCCACAGCTCTCTGTtccaaccaccctcctcacccattGCTCACCTCTCACCAACATGCTCGACCGGCTCGTGCACCTTCCCCGACTTTTCTTCCTTGGCAATCTGCTCCTCAACAGCAGATATAACCCCTCGACTCAACGTcgcccctcccaccctcgTCTCCCCCCGAGCCACACTCCCAAAtggcatcctcctcaccaccggcaacctcaacatcacctcTGCCATTAATGCATCCTTCCTCCCTGTTCGAAACACATTAGGCTTCACCACAGGCGACGACACAGGGAAAACCACCTCTGGCATCGCCAATTTCTTTTTAATTTACACTACCTCAGACGAGTCAACCTCCGCCTTGGAGATCTTGTTCTATTTCTGCGTGAATACCTACCGTGTGGAGGTGTCTGAAGGGGTAGCAAAGACAGAGGTGGTGCACTCTTCTGCCTTGAGCAGTAGCAGCACGTCaagggttgttgttgggaagAGGCAGGGGGAGTATACCGTCAACCGGGAGCACGCAAGCTATCTTCATCGTTACCTTTTGGGTTTGTTCAACGGGAATTACTCCACCAACTCTCCAGGGCAGATAGGTTCATCGGGGAGGGTGCTAGGGGAAGCCACTTCTTCTGTTGCGGGAAATGATGATGCGAGGGAAGTGGTGGGTAATATCACGAGTAATATCGCCCTTGGGCTAACCAATGC CCTCCGAGCCTCCCCCAACGCCGGCGGCCGCGTCATCTTGGCCTCAGGAACAGCAACCACCCCAGGAGGCACAGGCGACAGAGTCATATCAATCCACTGGCCCTACCTCTCCTTTTTGATCATCCAAGTCTCAGCCACAGTTATCTTTTTGCTAGGGATCATGATCCAGACCGCCGTCTGGGATGTTCCCGTCCTGAAAGGGGATCAACTAGCTGGCTTGGTGGCTGTCTCGTCGACAGATAAGGCTCGGTTGGAGGATTAcatggaggatgagagggaggggataaCGGCGGCGGCTGATAAGGAgactgggggggaggaggccaccGGGGGTGTAAGAaaccgggggaggaggggactAAAGGGGGTGAAGGGACGGTTTGTGGATAGGGGGGGTGaatgggggttggaggtggtggtggatttggggAATGGGGTGCATAATAGGGGGAGTAATGGTGAGGTGTTTGGGGGGAAtaatgggaatgggaatgggaatggggctACGTGA
- the ZRC1 gene encoding Zinc resistance conferring protein (COG:P; EggNog:ENOG503NV9V): MGWSKSTRIKVMLVIDVMFFVLELTVGFMVGSLALMADAFHMLNDIISLLVGLWAVSVAAKATTNRFSYGWVRAEILGAFFNAVFLIALCVSIVLEAISRLVDPPDIENPQLILVVGCMGLASNLVGFVVLGGHGHSHGPGDHDHDHAHDHGDGHSHTHEADVSTAEEGRAGYRDLASPINEQPPALIPESPGGNIRFSTDSHSRQGSRSGHKKRLQAARQHGRLSIDDISIHPASFRQEIIAATKPPVDDGSSSDSNTEDESALLDGPAQEEQPLLEQSGDAVIPEEAEPAHTHGKRSRRNSVVHISHNHNKPRKPGKKHGHSHADMGMDAMVLHVLGDALGNVGVIATALIIWLTDWSGKRYADPAVSLFITLIILKSAIPLTKATSKVLLQATPENIDLQEVKEDIQCLPGVVSCHHVHIWQLSDTKIVASMHIKVAFPLSEAGGARYMEVAKMARKCLHAYGIHSATIQPEFCLDEGHDHESVVNMGLDGSTVIAAPRCGELEEEDACLLDCVDDCVGKGCCNTSAAGSRPESSHSHSHSDHDHSHDHGHEHRH; encoded by the exons ATGGGGTGGTCGAAGTCGACGCGCATCAAGGTGATGCTCGTCATCGACGTCATGTTCTTCGTCCTGGAGCTCACTGTCGGCTTCATGGTTGGGTCACTGGCGCTGATGGCGGATGCCTTTCATATG TTAAACGATATCATCTCACTGCTCGTCGGTCTATGGGCCGTCTCTGTAGCGGCAAAGGCAACCACCAACAGATTCTCATACGGA TGGGTTCGTGCCGAAATTCTGGGTGCGTTCTTCAACGCTgtcttcctcatcgccctTTGCGTTTCTATCGTACTCGAAGCCATTTCACGACTCGTTGATCCACCTGATATCGAAAACCCTCAACTCATCCTTGTTGTGGGCTGCATGGGATTGGCGTCAAACTTGGTTGGCTTTGTCGTTCTTGGTGGACACGGACATTCGCATGGGCCTGGGGATCACGACCATGACCACGCCCACGACCATGGCGACGGACACTCGCATACACACGAAGCAGATGTTAGCACGGCAGAGGAGGGACGCGCCGGCTACCGTGACCTGGCATCGCCCATCAACGAGCAGCCTCCTGCTTTGATCCCTGAATCTCCGGGTGGAAACATTCGATTTTCAACTGATAGCCATTCCCGCCAAGGTTCTCGTTCCGGGCACAAGAAACGTCTTCAGGCTGCCCGGCAGCACGGCCGTTTGAGTATAGACGATATCAGCATCCACCCCGCCAGTTTCCGACAGGAGATCATCGCCGCTACCAAACCCCCGGTCGATGATGGATCCAGCAGCGACAGTAATACTGAGGATGAAAGTGCGCTCCTTGACGGGCCTGCTCAGGAGGAGCAGCCATTGCTTGAGCAAAGCGGAGATGCTGTGATTCCGGAAGAGGCGGAACCTGCGCATACTCATGGGAAACGGTCTAGGCGCAACTCGGTCGTTCACATTTCGCATAATCACAACAAGCCAAGGAAGCCTGGAAAGAAGCACGGCCACAGTCACGCCGATATGGGAATGGACGCCATGGTTCTTCACGTACTGGGAGATGCGCTTGGAAATGTGGGTGTCATTGCGACCGCGCTCATCATTTGGTTGACAGACTGGAGCGGCAAGAGATACGCTGATCCAGCGGTTTCTCTATTCATCACGCTCATCATTCTCAAATCGGCCATTCCTCTCACCAAGGCGACATCCAAGGTTCTTCTTCAGGCCACGCCAGAAAACATCGACCTGCAAGAAGTCAAGGAGGATATCCAGTGTCTTCCCGGGGTTGTCAGCTGCCACCACGTCCATATCTGGCAGCTCTCTGATACCAAGATCGTGGCCTCGATGCATATCAAGGTCGCCTTCCCTCTCTCCGAGGCTGGTGGCGCGAGATACATGGAGGTGGCTAAGATGGCTAGGAAATGCTTGCACGCCTACGGTATTCACAGCGCTACGATCCAACCAGAGTTCTGTTTGGATGAGGGGCATGACCACGAATCGGTGGTGAATATGGGGTTGGATGGCTCAACAGTTATCGCGGCGCCAAGGTGTGGAGAgctagaggaggaggatgcgtGCCTCCTGGACTGTGTTGATGACTGTGTTGGGAAGGGGTGCTGCAACACTTCTGCAGCTGGATCACGGCCAGAAAGCAGCCATTCCCACTCACACTCGGATCACGATCACAGCCATGATCACGGCCATGAACATCGCCATTAG